DNA from bacterium:
GGCTGAAGCCCAGAGAAGAACAGAAGAGAGGGTGGACAGGCTGGCAGAGAAGGTAGAGGAGCTGGCCGAAGCCCAGAAGAGGACCGAACAAAGGGTAGAAGAGCTGGCTGAAGCCCAGAGAAGAACAGAAGAGAGGGTGGACAGGCTGGCAGAGAAGGTAGAAGAGCTGGCCGAAGCCCAGAAAAGAACAGAGCAAAGAGTAGACAGGCTCGCAGAGAGCGTGGAGCTTCTCTCCACAGAGATGAGGCATCTGGCCAGGCAGGTGGGGGCTCTTGCGGAGAACATCGGCTTTGGCCTCGAGGACATCGCCCACGTGGTCTTGCCTGGTTACCTGTACAGGCATTTGGGCATTGAGATGGGTGAGTTCGAGAGGAGGTTTTTGCCTGTGGACGGGGAGGAGGTTGAGATCAATCTTTATGCTGAGGGGACCATGGGCGGAGAGAAGGTGACGATCTTGGGGGAGGTGAAGAGCCGAATCTACGCAAGGGAGGTGGAGAACTTCCAGAACACCCTGAACAAGGTGCTTCCTACCATCAAGGGAAAAGTGGTCAAGGTCATGTTTGGTTACTTTTTCCGCCCTGAGGCCTCGGAGCTGGCCAGAAAAAATGACATCATCCCCGTCGTCTCCTACCAACGCTGAGCTCCTGATCAGAACTCGGTGCCAGGTGTTCAGAAATAAGTGACCGGTCGCAATTGACCAGAAACCACTAACGGGTTTCCCTTGCCATGCAGATCATCAAACTGAAATGGATCGCATTCTTACTGGGAGCCGCGGCAGCAGCTCTCATGGCCCATGGACCCCTTGTGGCACTGAGAGAGCTTTCCTCCCGGGACGAGATGTATTCCCATATACCTCTCATACCTGTGGCAGCTCTGTACTTTTTTTGGGTCAGCCGCAAGAAGGTGGAGTGCGTCTCGGGATGGTCCCCTGCCATCGGGGCCCTCGTGGGTGTGTCTGGCTTGATTCTTTACTGGGGCGCGACTCGGCTGGGAGATGCTCTTCAACCCCAGGACCGCATCGCCATTCAGATCTTCTTCATGGTGATTCTGGTGCAGGCGGTCTTTATCACCCTCTTCGGGCTCAAAGCTGCCAGAGAGGCTGCATTCCCTCTGCTTTTTCTGTTTCTTGTGGTACCTTTTCCGAGCATTGTCCAAGACTGGGTGGTAAGCTTGCTCCAGAGAGGCTCGGCAGAAGCCACACACTTCATATTCAGTCTCACCTGGGTGCCATTTTTCAGGGAGGGTTTCGTGTTTCAGGTGCCAGGGATAAGCGTGGAGGTGGCCCCCCAGTGCGGAGGTATAAGAAGCGGCATAGCCCTGGCCATAACCTGCCTTGTGGCAGGAAAGCTCTTTCTTGCAAGAGCATGGAGCCGGGCAGCACTTATCGTGGCATGTGTGCCCATAACCATCTTCAAAAACGGGCTTCGCATAGTGGGTCTGACCCTGGGGGCCATATACATAGATCCCAGGATCTTGGAAAGTCAACTCCACAGAAGTGGAGGGATTCCGTTTTTCGCCCTGGCCATGGCCATGACGGCTCCTGTGCTTTGGGCACTGTACAAGCTGGAGAATCGCCGCAAGAAACCCTCGGAGCCTCCAGGGCAGGAGCCAGAGAACCCTGGCTCCAAAGCCGCAAGCCCCGGGGACGGCAATGCGGAGAACGCCTGAGAAGATTTGGGAAGTTCTGGGACGCAAGGCCCGAGGGCCGGGATGGGAGAGCAGCTGAATGCAGCCTGAGGTTTTTCTTTGCTTGGGCGGGGCGGCCTCGGCGCTTCTGGTGGCCGGGCTGGCTGTCTGGAGGTGGGAGAGATCTTGGGTGGTCTTCTGGTTTGTGTTGGGCATGCTGGGATTTGCCCTGGAAGGGGCCATGGTGGGTCTCAGTCCAGAGGGCCTCGATCCTCAGAGAGTCCTGGCATTTCACCGCTGGTACTGGGCTGTGGCAGCAGTTCTGCCAGGCATATGGCTTGCCTTCAGCCTCGGTTTTGCCAGGGTGGGCGGGGGTATGCCTTCGGGCCTGTGGAGGTGGGCTGTGGCCGGGCTCTTGGTCGTACCCGCTGTCCTGGCTTTCCCGGGCAGTGGATGGCTTTTCAAGGGCCTGGCCCTGAGGGAAACCTCCTGGGATTGGTTCCTGCCCCTTGACTGGCCGGGCAAGGTTTTCATGGGAGTGACTGTCTTGGGCTGGGTCTTGAGCCTGGCCAGCCTGGAGAGGACCTTTCGTCATGCAGTGGGAAGGTCCAAGTGGCAGATCAAGTTTTTGATCTTCGGCCTGGGAGGCTTGGGCGCCCTGCAGGTGTACATAGCTGGCCAGGCACTGCTTTTCCGAGGTGTGGACACTGCTTTGGAGCGAGTCAACGCTCTGGCGATTCTTCCAGCATCGTTCTTTCTGGGTATCGGGGTATGGAGATGCGGGGTCAGGGAGGTGCGCTTACAGATCTCCCACTCGGCCCTTTATCATTCCATCACCTTCCTGGTAGTGGGTCTTTACTTTTTGCTGGCAGGAGCCGCTGCCCAGTTGCTGGTCTTGCTGGGGGCCCTGGAAGGTATACACTACAAGATTCTTTTTCTCTTTGTGGTGGTATGCGGGGCCGGTGCAATCTTTTTCTCCGACCGGGTGCGCTACAGGATCCGCAAGTTCATCAGACAGAATTTTGTGAAGTCCAGATACGACTACAGAGATGTCTGGAACCGCTTCACCAGCAGGACCACCGGCTTGATGGAGCCCAGGGAGCTTTGCCGCGAGGCCGTGAAGTTTTTGGCCGAGACCATGGAAGCCCTGTCGGTGAGCGCATGGCTTCTGGAGAAAAAAGATGGCAGCCTGAGGCTTGCAGCCTCCACAGTTTATCCGGAGGGGCAAAACATGGAGGTGCCCCTGGGAGACATGGAGGCGGGTGAACTGCTTGCCATCTTGAACCAACATCCCCTACCCGTGGTGGACCTGGAATCTGATGTGGGTGAGCGGCTTTCCCTTTGGAAAGACTTTGCCTCTGGGTTCCTGGAGGATGCCATGATCCGTTATTGTGTGCCCCTTTCAGCAGGGGGAAGGCTCTTGGGCCTGGTGACAGTGGGGGAGAGAATCCGCTGGGTCCCGTTGAGCGAAGAGGACAAGGAGCTCTTGAGGACCCTCGTGGATCAGATGGCAATGGGTCTGGTGCAGTTCCAACTCTCCGAAGAGCTGAGAGAGGCCAGGGAGATGGAGGCCTTTCAGGCCATGTCGGCCTTTCTGGTGCACGATCTCAAGAACCTCTCTGCCAAGCTCGCCCTGACAGCCCAAAACCTGCCCGAGTATTTCCAGGAGCCCGAGTTCAGGAAGGACGCCGTGAGGGTCATCACCCAAAGCGTGGAGAAGATCAAGGCCATGTGCAGCCAGTTGGGGCTCATGAGAAAAGGCCTGGAGCTGAATCTCCAGGAAGAGGATCTGAACTCATTGGTCCGAAGCTCTGTAAAGGAACTCGACGGTCTTTTGAAAACCACTGTGGAGGAAGACCTGGGGCCTCTGCCCAAGACAAGAATGGACCGGGAGCTGATCAAGCGTGTCTTGATCAACCTTCTCTTAAACGCCAGCGAGGCCATCCAGGAAGAGGGTCGAATCAGGGTAAGTACAAGGCACTTTGAGGGATGGCTGGAGCTTACCGTATGGGACAACGGTAAAGGCATGTCCAAGGAATTCCTGGAAAAATCCCTATTCAGACCCTTTCGCAGCACCAAGACCCATGGTATGGGAATAGGGCTCTTCCAGTGCAAGAGCATAGTGGAAGCCCATGGAGGCAGGATCGAGGTGGAAAGCCAGGAGGGGCAGGGAACCAGGGTGAGGGTGGTGCTGAGCAAAGCTCCATAGGTGATGCCCATAAAGGGGGAGAGAGTGTGTGGGGTGTCGGATTTCTTTACTGATTGGGATTCGGCCCTCAGGATGAAAGGCCAAAGGCAAGAATCTTTGCTAGTGCAACCAGCCCGGAACAAACAAAGACTCCTGGTTAAATCTAAAGGAAAAAAATCAGTCATATCTAGAAGTTATGGGAGCCGAGCCAAAGAGGACTCAGTAAATCCAGGATCCGACCCGGGGCCTGTGGGACTGTGTGAGAATTCCTTGGCATGATTCTTTCTAAGAAAAAAATGAGGACATGAAAGAGAGGAATACATGAGAACCCTTAAGATCTTGACACTGTTGAAAAAGGCCCTTTGCTCTTTGGCCCTCGTGTTTCTTTGGGCAGGGGTTTCATGGGCTTGCCCCACGCTGCAACTGGACATAGCGGGAGGGACATACAATTACTCGGGCAACGGTCAGACCGAAGATACCATAGTGGCCCCAGGGGATACATTTACCTTGTACGCCTTCTTGATTCCCAATAGTAGCAATAAGCTGAACGATACCTACTACATATCAGCGGCCATAGTGCCCAAGGTGGGGGAGCCTGGGGAGAATTTGGGATCGTTTGTTTTCAGTGGCGAGACGATAAATGTGACGAGTGGCATGACCTATGGAATCCCGCCATTGGAGATTGTGGTGACTCAGACTCAGTTGTGGGATCGTGGAGATCTGCCGAGGCATGGCATCTATTACACTTATTTTGCGGAGTTTGGGTTCAAGTTCAATGAATCCCAGTATCTTGCGTCTTACGACACAGCTTTGAGGGCTCAGAATAACTTGGGAATTCCTCCTGACTCCACAGGGGTAAATATGTATTACGTGACCTTCCAGGTAGATGTCTCAGGCCTGGCCCCAGGCTACATAATCCATTTTGATCTTTACAACACCACGATCCGGTGTGGCAATGACGTGGATGTGACCAAGTTTGCCCCATTTTCCCACGATGCAGAAAGCAAGGTGCCAGAGACCTCAAGTCTGTTTCTCCTTGGGGCTGGTCTCCTCGGGGTAGGGCTTCTGGCCAAGAGAAGGCGGCCCAGGCGCCTGGATTAGAGACAAGCCCAAAAAAAACAGTCTATAACCCCTGTCATTTCTTTGCCTTATCTGGTTGTGTGCTCAAGAGGGCTCAGGCTCTTTGGGGCCAGGAGGCGCCCTGCCCAGGATTTAACCGGTCCTGGGGATCAGCGGGCCAGGCAGGAATGAGTCTTAGCCTGGAGCTGATCAAGAAGCTCTAGCAGCTTGGGTTCGGCCCAAGGGATGAGTTGATCTAGCCCAATTAACCCAGGTAACCCGACTCTTTTTTCTCTTGCTCACACCTGCGGCTCTAGGTATGCTCTAGCCTGTAAGAGAGCCTGCAGGAGAGTTCTGCCCATGAGCCCACAGGACAAGCCACGGCTTCTCATAGTGGAGGATGACCAGGACCTGGCCACGCAACTCAAGTGGGCCCTGGCCAGACACTACGAGGTGGATGCGGCCCAGGATGCAGCTTCGGCCCTGAGGGTTTTCAAGAAGGCAAGGCCCAAGCTGGTCACTTTGGATCTGGGGCTTCCCCCGGATCCAGGGGGGGTCAAGGAAGGCTTCAATGTCTTGGGCAATCTCCTGGAATCTGACCCCATGGTCAAGGTGATAGTGATAACAGGCAGGCAGGAGAGGGAACACGGCCTCAGGGCTGTGGCCATGGGCGCCTACGATTACATGAGCAAACCCGTGGACGTGCAGGAGCTGGAGGTGGTGCTCAAGAGGGCCTTACATGTGAGGGCCCTGGAGGAGGAGAATCAGGCCCTGGAGGCCAGGGAGCATCGGGCATCGGCAGGGGAGATGCTCTGGGCCAGCAAGGTCATGGAGGAGGTCTGGGTAAAGATCCAAAGAGTGGCCAAGACAGATGCTCCGGTTCTCTTGCTGGGGGAGACGGGCACAGGCAAGGAGCTTGCCGCCAAGGCCATTCACGGGCTGAGCCCCAGAAGAAACGCTGCCTTTGTGCCCATAGACTGCGGGGCCATACCCGAGAGCCTCCTGGAAAGCGAACTTTTCGGCCATGAGAAAGGGGCCTTCACAGGAGCCCACACCACCAGGAAGGGACGGGTGGAGGCAGCTCAGGGGGGCACACTTTTTCTGGACGAGGTGGGAGATCTGCCGGCAAGTCTCCAGATGAAGCTCCTTAGGCTCTTGCAGGAACAACGTTTTCAGCGCGTGGGGGGCAGGCAGTGGATAGAAGTGGATGCCCGGGTCGTGGCAGCCACCAACAGGGATCTGGGGCAGGCCATAAAGGAAGGCAGGTTCCGAGAAGATCTCTACTTTCGCCTGGGGGTAGTGGTCATAGAGCTTCCACCTCTTAGGCACAGGTCAGGAGATGTGACCCTCTTGGCCAATGCCTTTCTGGAGCGGTTCAAGGGGGATTCGGGCAAGAGGCTCAAGGGTTTCACCCGAGATGCCCTGGAGGCCATGGAGGCCCATCAGTGGCCTGGAAACGTGCGAGAGCTGGAAAACAGGGTTCGAAGGGCAGTCATAATGGCCAAGGGTTCCAGAATAACCACCACAGACCTGGACCTGGAGGCTCAAGGCGAGACATTGCAGGATCTGGATCTTCGCTCTGCCAGGGAGGCTTTGGAAAGGGAGATGGTGGAGAAGGCCCTGGCCAGATGTGGTGGAAATCTGACCCAGGCGGCCCAGATCCTGGGCATAAGCAGGCCAACCCTCTATGATCTGATGGATAAGCTGGGTATAAGGAAAGAGGCACAGACCGAGTAAAAGAAGCACAGAGCGGGCAAAAGCGGCACAGAGCACGGAGCACAGAGCAAGCAGAAACAGCACGGAGCAAACAAAAGCGGCACGGAGCACAGAGCACAGAGCAAGCAGAAACAGCACGGAGCAAACAAAAGCGGCACATGGCACAGAG
Protein-coding regions in this window:
- a CDS encoding exosortase/archaeosortase family protein, whose product is MQIIKLKWIAFLLGAAAAALMAHGPLVALRELSSRDEMYSHIPLIPVAALYFFWVSRKKVECVSGWSPAIGALVGVSGLILYWGATRLGDALQPQDRIAIQIFFMVILVQAVFITLFGLKAAREAAFPLLFLFLVVPFPSIVQDWVVSLLQRGSAEATHFIFSLTWVPFFREGFVFQVPGISVEVAPQCGGIRSGIALAITCLVAGKLFLARAWSRAALIVACVPITIFKNGLRIVGLTLGAIYIDPRILESQLHRSGGIPFFALAMAMTAPVLWALYKLENRRKKPSEPPGQEPENPGSKAASPGDGNAENA
- the prsK gene encoding XrtA/PEP-CTERM system histidine kinase PrsK yields the protein MQPEVFLCLGGAASALLVAGLAVWRWERSWVVFWFVLGMLGFALEGAMVGLSPEGLDPQRVLAFHRWYWAVAAVLPGIWLAFSLGFARVGGGMPSGLWRWAVAGLLVVPAVLAFPGSGWLFKGLALRETSWDWFLPLDWPGKVFMGVTVLGWVLSLASLERTFRHAVGRSKWQIKFLIFGLGGLGALQVYIAGQALLFRGVDTALERVNALAILPASFFLGIGVWRCGVREVRLQISHSALYHSITFLVVGLYFLLAGAAAQLLVLLGALEGIHYKILFLFVVVCGAGAIFFSDRVRYRIRKFIRQNFVKSRYDYRDVWNRFTSRTTGLMEPRELCREAVKFLAETMEALSVSAWLLEKKDGSLRLAASTVYPEGQNMEVPLGDMEAGELLAILNQHPLPVVDLESDVGERLSLWKDFASGFLEDAMIRYCVPLSAGGRLLGLVTVGERIRWVPLSEEDKELLRTLVDQMAMGLVQFQLSEELREAREMEAFQAMSAFLVHDLKNLSAKLALTAQNLPEYFQEPEFRKDAVRVITQSVEKIKAMCSQLGLMRKGLELNLQEEDLNSLVRSSVKELDGLLKTTVEEDLGPLPKTRMDRELIKRVLINLLLNASEAIQEEGRIRVSTRHFEGWLELTVWDNGKGMSKEFLEKSLFRPFRSTKTHGMGIGLFQCKSIVEAHGGRIEVESQEGQGTRVRVVLSKAP
- a CDS encoding choice-of-anchor N protein, yielding MRTLKILTLLKKALCSLALVFLWAGVSWACPTLQLDIAGGTYNYSGNGQTEDTIVAPGDTFTLYAFLIPNSSNKLNDTYYISAAIVPKVGEPGENLGSFVFSGETINVTSGMTYGIPPLEIVVTQTQLWDRGDLPRHGIYYTYFAEFGFKFNESQYLASYDTALRAQNNLGIPPDSTGVNMYYVTFQVDVSGLAPGYIIHFDLYNTTIRCGNDVDVTKFAPFSHDAESKVPETSSLFLLGAGLLGVGLLAKRRRPRRLD
- the prsR gene encoding PEP-CTERM-box response regulator transcription factor, coding for MSPQDKPRLLIVEDDQDLATQLKWALARHYEVDAAQDAASALRVFKKARPKLVTLDLGLPPDPGGVKEGFNVLGNLLESDPMVKVIVITGRQEREHGLRAVAMGAYDYMSKPVDVQELEVVLKRALHVRALEEENQALEAREHRASAGEMLWASKVMEEVWVKIQRVAKTDAPVLLLGETGTGKELAAKAIHGLSPRRNAAFVPIDCGAIPESLLESELFGHEKGAFTGAHTTRKGRVEAAQGGTLFLDEVGDLPASLQMKLLRLLQEQRFQRVGGRQWIEVDARVVAATNRDLGQAIKEGRFREDLYFRLGVVVIELPPLRHRSGDVTLLANAFLERFKGDSGKRLKGFTRDALEAMEAHQWPGNVRELENRVRRAVIMAKGSRITTTDLDLEAQGETLQDLDLRSAREALEREMVEKALARCGGNLTQAAQILGISRPTLYDLMDKLGIRKEAQTE